The Halodesulfovibrio sp. genome has a segment encoding these proteins:
- a CDS encoding glycyl radical protein, producing MTTNPPKLVIPKLCEPTERVSQALERFVNTAPAICAERAVLLTESYKATEGQPIAIRRAKALENVLANMSVFIQEGELIVGNQCSMPRSAPIFPEFSCKWVEEELDRLEKRTADVFLISEETKEKLRSAFTYWDGRTTNEIAAALMPPESLEAHNDVVYTVGNYFYNGVGHISPDYSKVLNEGLNSVVESAESAIEELDFADADAQNKRRFLESVVIANNAVIAFAERFAKVAEEQAASCEGTRKDELLEIARICRKVPAQPADTLQEALQAFWFVHLVVQIESNGHSISPMRFDQYMNPFLQEGSTSVERAQEMLDMLWVKFAELNKVRDEASTMAFAGYPMFMNLIVGGQQRDGSDATNAMSFLVLQASANTKLYAPSLSIRIHEGTPDILYKRAAEVSRLGLGYPAYYNDRVIIPALLARGLSREDARDYGIIGCVEPQVGGKTEGWHDAAFFNMSKVVELCLNDGVDRRTGKQIGPKSGKLEDFTSFDEVMQSYEAQTSYFVKLMAAADNAVDMTHGKHCPLPFLSGLVEDCIGRGMSLQEGGAIYNFTGPQGVGVANAGDSLAAIKKLVFEEKLITVKELQDALHSNFEGQEDLRLMLVNRAPKYGNDNDFADAVAKDAADIYCNEVNRYTNPRGGKFQPGLYPASANVPLGSVVTATPDGRMAWSPLADGVSPISGYDSCGPTASVLSVAKLDHEIASNGTLLNQKFHPSALAGDNGLENLKAVTETYFQNGGFHVQYNVISRETLELAQEKPEDYKGLVVRVAGYSAFFTALDKSLQDDIIARTEQTF from the coding sequence AGGTGAGCTTATTGTCGGTAACCAATGCAGCATGCCTCGCTCTGCACCTATTTTTCCTGAATTTTCCTGCAAATGGGTAGAAGAAGAACTTGATCGTCTGGAAAAAAGAACAGCGGACGTGTTCCTTATTTCTGAAGAAACAAAAGAAAAGTTACGCAGTGCTTTTACATACTGGGATGGTAGAACCACTAACGAAATTGCTGCCGCTCTTATGCCGCCTGAATCATTGGAAGCGCATAACGATGTTGTCTACACAGTTGGAAACTATTTTTATAACGGCGTAGGGCATATTTCTCCTGACTACAGCAAAGTTCTCAATGAAGGTTTGAATTCTGTTGTTGAATCCGCAGAAAGCGCCATCGAAGAATTAGATTTTGCGGATGCCGATGCACAGAATAAACGTCGTTTCTTAGAATCTGTTGTGATCGCAAATAACGCTGTTATTGCATTTGCAGAACGCTTTGCAAAGGTTGCAGAAGAGCAGGCTGCTTCATGTGAAGGAACTCGTAAAGATGAGCTGCTAGAAATTGCTCGAATTTGCCGTAAGGTTCCTGCACAGCCTGCTGATACATTACAGGAAGCGTTGCAGGCGTTCTGGTTTGTTCATCTTGTTGTGCAAATTGAGTCTAACGGTCACTCTATTTCCCCTATGCGCTTTGACCAGTACATGAATCCGTTCTTGCAAGAAGGTTCAACTTCTGTGGAAAGAGCACAAGAAATGCTGGATATGCTCTGGGTGAAGTTTGCTGAACTGAATAAAGTTCGAGATGAAGCCTCCACCATGGCATTTGCCGGTTACCCTATGTTCATGAACCTTATTGTTGGTGGACAGCAACGTGATGGTTCTGACGCAACAAACGCTATGTCGTTCCTCGTTCTTCAAGCAAGCGCAAACACCAAACTCTACGCTCCTTCCCTTTCTATTCGTATTCATGAAGGCACTCCAGATATTCTATATAAACGTGCAGCAGAGGTAAGCCGCCTTGGTCTCGGATATCCGGCATACTACAATGATCGTGTGATTATTCCGGCACTCCTCGCACGCGGTTTAAGTAGAGAAGATGCACGAGACTACGGTATTATCGGCTGCGTAGAACCTCAGGTGGGCGGCAAAACTGAAGGATGGCATGACGCTGCATTCTTCAATATGTCTAAAGTCGTTGAGCTATGCTTGAATGATGGTGTGGACAGACGTACCGGTAAACAGATTGGTCCAAAGAGTGGTAAACTTGAAGATTTTACCAGCTTTGACGAAGTGATGCAGTCATACGAAGCTCAGACAAGCTATTTCGTAAAGCTGATGGCTGCGGCGGATAATGCTGTTGATATGACACATGGTAAGCATTGTCCGTTACCGTTCCTTTCCGGTTTAGTTGAAGATTGCATCGGGCGCGGTATGTCTCTTCAGGAAGGCGGCGCAATTTACAACTTCACAGGGCCACAGGGTGTTGGCGTTGCTAATGCTGGTGACTCTCTTGCTGCAATTAAGAAGCTTGTGTTTGAAGAGAAGTTGATTACTGTCAAAGAATTGCAAGATGCTCTGCACAGCAATTTTGAAGGACAGGAAGACCTGCGGCTTATGTTGGTAAACCGTGCTCCTAAATACGGCAATGACAATGACTTTGCAGACGCAGTGGCAAAAGATGCAGCCGATATCTACTGCAATGAAGTGAACCGTTACACGAACCCTCGTGGCGGTAAATTCCAGCCTGGTTTGTACCCTGCTTCTGCAAACGTACCTCTTGGTTCTGTTGTTACGGCAACTCCTGACGGACGCATGGCATGGAGTCCGCTTGCAGATGGTGTATCTCCTATCTCAGGTTACGATAGTTGCGGTCCGACTGCTTCAGTACTTTCCGTTGCAAAACTTGATCATGAAATTGCATCCAACGGTACGCTGCTTAACCAGAAGTTCCATCCATCAGCACTTGCAGGTGATAACGGACTTGAAAACCTGAAAGCAGTAACGGAAACATACTTCCAGAATGGTGGTTTCCACGTTCAGTATAACGTTATCAGCCGCGAAACCTTGGAATTGGCACAGGAAAAACCGGAAGACTACAAAGGTCTTGTAGTTAGGGTTGCCGGATACAGTGCATTCTTTACCGCACTCGACAAATCGCTACAGGACGATATTATCGCCCGTACCGAACAGACATTCTAA